The following are encoded together in the Flavihumibacter fluvii genome:
- a CDS encoding TIGR02757 family protein, with translation MQVSRQNIIDFLNRKVLEYDQPRFIPDDPVCIPHQFSQPADIEIAGLFAAIFAWGNRTTIINKSRELMALMGNSPHAFVLHHSPADLKRLVSFKHRTFTATDLLYFIDFLQRHYQQYPSLESAFLKGLQPGDQDTTGVLNGFHHYFFSGEDVPPRTRKHIAAPFKNSTCKRLSMYLRWMVRQDPHGVDFGLWRGISPSQLVCPIDVHVARVARRFNLLQREAIDWKAALELTSWLRKLDPIDPVKYDFALFALGIVEKY, from the coding sequence ATGCAGGTATCGAGGCAAAACATCATCGATTTTTTAAACCGGAAAGTGTTGGAATATGACCAGCCCCGGTTTATACCGGATGATCCTGTTTGCATCCCACACCAGTTTAGCCAGCCTGCAGATATTGAGATTGCAGGCTTATTTGCTGCAATCTTTGCATGGGGCAACCGTACGACCATCATCAATAAAAGCCGGGAACTGATGGCACTGATGGGAAATAGTCCACATGCTTTTGTACTGCACCACAGTCCAGCTGATTTAAAGCGGCTGGTATCATTTAAACACAGGACTTTTACCGCCACCGACCTGCTTTATTTCATTGATTTTTTACAGAGGCATTACCAGCAATACCCTTCGTTGGAATCCGCTTTTCTAAAGGGCCTTCAGCCAGGTGACCAGGACACTACAGGTGTGCTGAATGGATTCCACCATTATTTTTTTTCGGGCGAAGATGTTCCACCAAGGACCCGGAAACATATTGCGGCACCCTTTAAGAATTCCACCTGCAAACGGTTAAGCATGTATCTCCGCTGGATGGTCAGACAGGATCCACATGGTGTTGATTTTGGTTTATGGCGGGGGATTAGTCCTTCCCAATTGGTTTGCCCCATTGATGTTCATGTTGCGCGGGTGGCCCGCCGCTTTAACCTTTTGCAGCGCGAAGCCATCGACTGGAAGGCAGCCCTTGAGTTGACCAGCTGGCTGCGCAAACTTGACCCAATTGATCCGGTCAAATATGACTTTGCCCTCTTCGCCCTGGGTATAGTTGAAAAATACTGA
- the paaZ gene encoding phenylacetic acid degradation bifunctional protein PaaZ: MYKLGNYIKGQWVTGAGDGQVLFNAVTGEPIAAASSSGLDFAAMTDYARKVGNPALRKMTFPERGRMLRALALHLQQHLPAFYSLSYQSGATKADSWVDIEGGIGNLFAYASLRRKFPNEPFFVDGESHNLSKQNSFMGTHLLVPKEGVAIHINAFNFPVWGMLEKVAVNWMAGMPAIVKPATVTAFLTEAVVKEIIASGILPDGALQLICGSAGDLLNHVQSQDVVSFTGSASTGHMLKAHPAILRESVPFNMEADSLNCIVLGKDVEPGTTDWDIFIKEVRKEMTVKAGQKCTAIRRIFVPENKMDAVWKDIAKALQQTTIGNPLNEKVRMGSLAGQTQKQEVIDQVGRLLAGSQLVYGSLDSVALIDADETKGAFISPLLLVNDQPFKHTASHDIEAFGPVSTIMPYKNAEDAIELSRMGKGSLCSTIVTADQAIAKAYVLGAGPWHGRILVLNEACAKESTGHGSPLPLLVHGGPGRAGGGEEMGGLRGIKHYMQRVAIQGSPDMVTAITGVYQPHAKGLEDNVHPFQKYFEEIRVGDQLLTGKRTITEGDIVNFANLSWDHFYAHTDHTSLEGTLFEKPVAHGYFILSAAAGLFVDSSAKGPVLLNYGLDELRFVKPVYAGTTIQVRFTCKEKIEQEQKQDTDLPKGIVKWYVEVLDQLEEQVALATILTMVQKKQP, translated from the coding sequence ATGTATAAACTGGGAAACTATATAAAAGGGCAATGGGTGACTGGCGCGGGTGACGGACAAGTGCTCTTCAATGCTGTGACCGGTGAACCGATTGCTGCTGCCAGTTCATCAGGACTCGATTTCGCCGCCATGACCGATTATGCCCGAAAAGTGGGTAATCCGGCTTTACGGAAAATGACCTTTCCTGAAAGGGGCCGCATGCTTCGTGCACTGGCACTTCACCTGCAGCAACACCTGCCTGCTTTCTATTCCCTGAGTTATCAGTCAGGTGCTACAAAAGCCGATAGCTGGGTAGATATTGAAGGTGGCATTGGCAATCTTTTCGCTTATGCTTCCCTTCGCCGGAAATTTCCCAATGAACCCTTTTTTGTTGATGGTGAATCGCATAACCTAAGTAAACAAAACAGCTTCATGGGTACCCATCTGCTGGTACCCAAGGAGGGTGTGGCCATCCATATCAATGCATTTAATTTCCCGGTTTGGGGCATGCTGGAAAAAGTAGCGGTGAACTGGATGGCAGGAATGCCGGCAATTGTGAAACCCGCTACCGTTACGGCTTTCCTTACGGAAGCCGTGGTGAAAGAGATTATCGCTTCTGGCATTTTACCTGATGGTGCATTGCAATTGATCTGCGGCAGCGCCGGCGATTTGCTTAACCACGTGCAATCACAGGATGTAGTCAGCTTTACCGGATCAGCCAGCACGGGGCATATGCTGAAAGCGCATCCGGCCATATTACGTGAATCGGTTCCATTTAATATGGAAGCAGATTCATTGAACTGCATCGTTTTGGGTAAGGATGTGGAACCGGGCACCACAGACTGGGATATTTTCATCAAAGAAGTCAGGAAAGAAATGACCGTGAAAGCCGGGCAAAAATGCACAGCCATCCGCCGGATTTTTGTGCCGGAAAATAAAATGGATGCGGTGTGGAAAGACATCGCAAAAGCTTTACAACAAACGACGATTGGCAATCCATTGAATGAAAAAGTGCGGATGGGCTCTCTGGCCGGACAAACCCAGAAACAGGAAGTAATAGACCAGGTTGGCAGGCTGCTTGCCGGATCACAGCTGGTATACGGGTCACTTGACAGCGTGGCACTGATCGATGCGGATGAAACAAAAGGGGCTTTTATTAGTCCGCTTTTATTGGTGAATGACCAGCCCTTTAAACATACCGCTTCACATGATATTGAAGCATTTGGCCCGGTGAGCACCATCATGCCGTATAAAAATGCAGAAGACGCTATTGAGTTGTCCCGAATGGGGAAAGGATCGCTGTGTAGTACAATCGTAACGGCTGATCAGGCAATAGCAAAGGCATATGTCCTGGGTGCCGGACCCTGGCATGGCCGTATCCTCGTTTTAAACGAGGCCTGTGCAAAAGAATCAACCGGCCATGGATCTCCGTTGCCACTTTTGGTGCACGGTGGTCCGGGCAGGGCAGGCGGGGGGGAAGAAATGGGTGGCCTGCGGGGAATCAAACATTATATGCAAAGGGTGGCTATCCAGGGCTCGCCAGATATGGTTACTGCAATAACCGGGGTGTACCAGCCTCATGCAAAAGGCCTGGAAGATAATGTGCATCCATTCCAGAAATATTTTGAGGAAATAAGGGTGGGCGACCAGCTGCTTACCGGCAAAAGAACTATAACAGAAGGTGATATTGTGAATTTTGCCAACCTCAGCTGGGACCATTTCTATGCCCATACCGACCATACTTCCCTTGAAGGCACCCTTTTTGAAAAACCGGTGGCACATGGTTATTTTATTTTAAGTGCCGCAGCCGGATTGTTCGTTGATAGCAGTGCAAAAGGTCCGGTGCTGTTGAATTACGGTTTAGACGAACTTCGCTTTGTAAAACCTGTTTATGCAGGAACAACCATCCAGGTACGTTTTACCTGTAAAGAAAAAATTGAGCAGGAACAAAAACAGGATACTGATTTGCCCAAAGGAATCGTTAAGTGGTATGTTGAGGTGCTGGATCAACTGGAAGAGCAAGTGGCCCTGGCCACAATTCTTACTATGGTGCAGAAAAAACAACCTTAA
- a CDS encoding enoyl-CoA hydratase/isomerase family protein, translated as MLQETSGGYVKSELHKGIATIEFGHPQSNSLPGKLLHELAHEIETNGNEPGVKVILLRSGGDGVFCSGASFDELRSIKTAEQGLAFFNGFSLVINAMRKAPKLIIARIQGKCVGGGVGLAAAADYAIAVESAEIKLSELAVGIGPFVVGPAVERKIGTSAFTQLAIDASMWRNGDWARRKGLFAELHPSAEGMDESINRLAGTLALSSPDAMLEMKKIFWKGTENWDQLLAERAAISGRLILGSFAREAIAKFTSKVKA; from the coding sequence ATGTTGCAGGAAACATCAGGAGGCTATGTAAAATCTGAACTCCATAAGGGAATCGCAACCATCGAATTCGGGCATCCGCAAAGTAATTCATTGCCGGGTAAGCTTTTGCATGAATTAGCCCATGAAATTGAAACCAATGGAAATGAGCCCGGGGTAAAAGTAATCCTGCTTCGTTCCGGTGGAGATGGCGTTTTTTGTTCCGGTGCATCTTTTGATGAGTTGCGTTCTATAAAAACAGCCGAGCAGGGACTGGCATTTTTTAATGGCTTTTCATTGGTCATAAATGCCATGCGAAAAGCACCAAAACTGATCATCGCCAGGATCCAGGGTAAATGTGTGGGTGGCGGCGTAGGCCTGGCGGCTGCCGCAGATTATGCCATTGCTGTGGAAAGTGCTGAAATAAAACTAAGTGAACTGGCAGTTGGAATCGGGCCATTTGTGGTTGGACCTGCAGTTGAACGAAAAATAGGAACCTCTGCATTTACACAACTGGCCATTGATGCTTCTATGTGGCGCAATGGAGATTGGGCAAGGCGGAAGGGTTTATTTGCAGAGTTGCATCCTTCAGCAGAAGGCATGGATGAATCGATCAACAGACTGGCAGGCACCCTCGCACTTTCTTCGCCCGACGCGATGCTGGAAATGAAAAAAATTTTTTGGAAGGGTACTGAAAACTGGGACCAGCTTCTGGCTGAAAGGGCTGCCATCAGTGGCCGGCTGATCCTGGGTTCATTTGCCAGGGAAGCAATTGCCAAATTCACCAGCAAGGTAAAAGCCTGA
- the msrB gene encoding peptide-methionine (R)-S-oxide reductase MsrB, translating into MIRNIILFSCLLSFQQCTYSQPADKKAIPSTKATMTMDSSKKNPVYSRTATDKVNISEEEWKKILPEDVYYIARQKGTERPWTSKFEAFNEIGTYYCKACGNPLFKSDTKFDSGCGWPSFYEPVTKGSIIYTPDNTLGMKRTEVTCGRCKAHLGHVFEDGPPPTGLRYCINGVVLDFDKSK; encoded by the coding sequence ATGATTCGGAATATCATCCTTTTTAGCTGCCTGCTGAGTTTTCAGCAATGCACCTATTCCCAGCCTGCCGATAAAAAAGCAATCCCTTCAACAAAAGCAACTATGACGATGGACAGTTCAAAAAAGAACCCGGTATATTCCCGGACAGCAACAGACAAAGTAAACATTTCAGAGGAAGAGTGGAAGAAGATCCTGCCCGAGGACGTGTATTATATCGCCCGCCAGAAAGGAACGGAGCGCCCATGGACCAGTAAGTTCGAAGCCTTCAATGAAATCGGTACCTACTATTGTAAGGCCTGCGGAAATCCTTTATTTAAAAGCGATACCAAATTCGATAGCGGATGTGGCTGGCCCAGTTTTTATGAACCGGTTACCAAGGGCAGTATTATTTATACACCGGATAACACCCTTGGTATGAAACGGACCGAAGTTACCTGTGGCCGGTGTAAAGCCCACCTGGGCCATGTTTTTGAAGATGGGCCGCCGCCAACGGGACTGCGCTACTGCATCAACGGCGTAGTACTTGATTTTGACAAATCGAAGTAA
- a CDS encoding glycoside hydrolase family 127 protein, producing MRSLTTFAFLLGAIPASLMAQESQQKLYPVNFSQVNITDGFWLGRMRTVATSTIDACILYTETKTGRIRNFEKAAAHSGKHEGVYYDDSDVYKALEAMAYSLKNNPNPVIEKKADEWISKIAAAQLPDGYLNTYYELTDINKRWTDMEKHEDYCAGHLIEAAIAYHNTTGKRQLLNVAIRFANHIDSIFRKSNRHWVSGHQEIELALMRLYHHTGDRKYLELAQWFLEERGKGYGKGVIWDDWKDPFYCQDGVPVKEQKEITGHAVRAMYMYTGAADVAAVTNDAGYIKAMKTIWEDVVYRNMYITGGIGAEGKNEGFGADYDLPNETAYCETCASVGMVFWNQRMNMLTGESKYIDVLERSLYNAALDGLSLSGDRFFYGNPLASTGNDQRREWFGTACCPSNIARLVASLGNYIYSQSDRAAWVNLYIGSTVRLPMHKEFLGLSMQTGYPWKGNTTIAITEAPKKPVQLRLREPGWLKEPAPGALYYYTDVPNNAVLQITVNGKAIAFREEAGYAVIDRQWKKGDLVEIIAPMEVRRISSRAELTQNADRTALQYGPMVYCVESADNNQQAWNFILPADATFSVQHEAGLLGGVNTITMTAKIAAASADGQGISILTKPVKAIPYFAWNNRGAGEMQVWLPTAFRAIKVNQ from the coding sequence ATGCGTAGTCTCACAACTTTTGCTTTCCTGCTAGGGGCCATCCCGGCCAGCCTGATGGCGCAGGAATCCCAACAGAAATTGTACCCGGTAAATTTCTCACAGGTTAATATTACCGACGGTTTTTGGCTGGGAAGAATGCGTACAGTAGCCACCAGTACCATTGATGCTTGTATCCTGTATACAGAAACAAAAACAGGCAGGATCAGGAATTTTGAGAAAGCAGCTGCGCATAGCGGAAAACATGAAGGCGTTTATTATGATGATTCTGATGTGTATAAGGCCCTGGAGGCAATGGCCTATTCCTTAAAGAATAATCCAAATCCGGTGATTGAAAAGAAAGCTGATGAATGGATCAGCAAAATCGCAGCAGCGCAATTACCCGACGGATACCTGAATACTTATTATGAATTAACAGATATCAATAAGCGCTGGACAGATATGGAGAAGCACGAAGATTATTGTGCGGGCCACTTAATTGAAGCAGCGATTGCTTACCATAATACAACCGGTAAAAGGCAGTTGCTGAATGTGGCGATCCGTTTTGCCAACCATATTGATTCCATCTTTCGTAAAAGCAACCGGCATTGGGTGAGTGGCCACCAGGAAATAGAGTTGGCCCTCATGCGTTTGTACCACCATACCGGGGACCGGAAGTATCTTGAACTGGCACAATGGTTCCTGGAAGAAAGAGGCAAAGGCTATGGAAAAGGGGTGATCTGGGATGACTGGAAAGATCCTTTTTATTGCCAGGATGGTGTTCCGGTAAAAGAGCAGAAGGAAATAACCGGGCATGCTGTCCGGGCCATGTATATGTACACCGGAGCGGCTGATGTTGCCGCTGTAACCAATGATGCGGGGTATATCAAGGCCATGAAAACGATCTGGGAAGATGTTGTTTACAGGAATATGTACATCACCGGCGGGATTGGTGCAGAAGGGAAAAATGAAGGTTTTGGTGCAGACTATGATTTGCCAAACGAGACGGCATATTGTGAAACCTGTGCTTCAGTAGGCATGGTTTTCTGGAACCAGCGGATGAATATGCTGACCGGTGAATCAAAGTATATTGATGTGCTGGAGCGCAGTTTATATAATGCCGCATTGGATGGCCTGTCACTTAGTGGCGACCGGTTTTTTTACGGTAATCCACTGGCATCTACCGGTAATGACCAGCGCCGGGAATGGTTTGGAACAGCTTGTTGCCCGTCTAATATTGCCAGGCTGGTGGCATCGTTGGGAAATTATATTTATAGCCAGTCCGACAGGGCGGCCTGGGTAAACCTTTATATCGGGAGTACAGTCAGGTTACCCATGCACAAAGAATTCCTGGGACTATCCATGCAAACGGGGTATCCATGGAAGGGGAATACGACCATTGCCATAACTGAAGCGCCGAAGAAACCTGTTCAATTGCGGTTGCGTGAACCGGGATGGCTGAAAGAACCGGCACCCGGCGCACTCTATTATTATACTGATGTACCAAATAATGCTGTCCTTCAAATTACAGTAAACGGGAAGGCAATTGCTTTCCGGGAGGAGGCGGGATATGCCGTGATTGATCGCCAATGGAAAAAAGGAGACCTGGTTGAAATAATTGCGCCGATGGAAGTCCGCCGTATCAGCAGCCGCGCAGAACTCACTCAGAATGCAGACCGGACTGCCCTGCAATACGGGCCCATGGTGTATTGTGTGGAAAGCGCGGATAACAACCAGCAAGCCTGGAATTTTATTTTGCCGGCTGATGCAACATTTTCAGTACAGCATGAAGCTGGTTTATTGGGTGGTGTGAATACCATTACTATGACGGCGAAAATTGCCGCTGCAAGTGCCGATGGCCAGGGCATTAGTATTTTGACAAAGCCGGTCAAGGCAATTCCCTATTTTGCCTGGAACAACCGGGGCGCAGGTGAAATGCAGGTTTGGTTACCCACTGCATTTCGCGCTATTAAGGTAAATCAATAG
- a CDS encoding DinB family protein, with protein MEQNKLDFLVEKLPELLIQLDADARGKWGVMNGQQMVEHFIEVVLVAAGKIPLQLFTPADRLPKMREFLFSDAPFRENTKNPLMQDQPAPTRLPDMPTAISELKRATQSFQLAFQNDPQKEIINPFFGPLNFDQQVHFLHKHAIHHLRQFGLI; from the coding sequence ATGGAGCAAAACAAACTTGATTTCCTGGTTGAAAAGTTACCAGAACTGCTTATACAATTAGATGCAGACGCCAGGGGAAAGTGGGGGGTAATGAACGGCCAGCAAATGGTTGAACATTTTATTGAAGTGGTGTTGGTCGCCGCTGGAAAAATCCCCCTGCAATTGTTTACACCAGCCGACCGCCTGCCAAAGATGCGGGAATTTTTATTCAGCGACGCGCCATTCCGGGAAAATACAAAAAACCCATTGATGCAGGACCAGCCTGCGCCGACCAGGTTGCCAGATATGCCAACAGCCATCAGTGAATTAAAAAGAGCTACTCAAAGTTTCCAGTTGGCCTTCCAAAATGACCCTCAGAAGGAAATCATTAATCCTTTCTTTGGTCCGCTCAATTTTGACCAGCAGGTACACTTCTTACACAAACATGCCATTCACCACTTGCGGCAATTTGGGTTAATTTGA
- a CDS encoding adenylate kinase — MFNLILFGPPGSGKGTQSERLIARYGLKHLSTGDILRAEIANQTALGLEAKSLMDRGELVPDEVVIGMIRTALDNNPQAKGFLFDGFPRTKAQSEALDNLLVQRGEAINVVLALEVTEEELVKRLLNRGLTSGRTDDVNESIIRARITEYHNKTSAVADHYRVFGKVVGVKGEGTVDEIFSALCDEIEKRKAA, encoded by the coding sequence ATGTTCAATTTAATTCTTTTCGGCCCTCCAGGTAGTGGAAAGGGCACCCAATCTGAAAGGCTAATTGCCCGATATGGGCTTAAACACCTGTCAACAGGTGATATTTTACGGGCAGAAATTGCCAACCAGACAGCCCTGGGCCTGGAAGCCAAATCATTGATGGACCGGGGTGAACTGGTTCCTGATGAAGTGGTGATTGGCATGATCCGGACTGCCCTGGATAATAATCCCCAGGCAAAAGGATTTCTTTTTGATGGTTTTCCCCGTACAAAAGCCCAGAGCGAAGCTCTCGACAACCTGTTGGTACAGCGCGGTGAAGCCATCAATGTGGTCCTTGCCCTGGAAGTAACAGAAGAGGAGCTGGTAAAACGCCTCCTTAATCGGGGTCTTACCAGTGGCCGGACGGACGATGTTAATGAATCCATTATACGCGCCCGTATCACAGAATACCATAATAAAACATCTGCTGTTGCCGACCACTACCGGGTTTTTGGCAAGGTTGTAGGCGTTAAGGGGGAAGGAACTGTAGACGAGATTTTCAGCGCACTGTGCGATGAGATTGAGAAAAGAAAGGCGGCATAA
- a CDS encoding GlxA family transcriptional regulator, with amino-acid sequence MKNVIILVPETAVPAAIVDPRYMFTAVNEFFRSAGHTPYFKVQLAGLTPAVQLNDGLITIHPDLLLKDVKKADLVIVPALSGNMSAAVEQNREFIPWIIDQYKAGAEVASLCLGAFLLASTGLLDGKSCSTHWLFANDFKAMFPAVALTHDRIITEQNGLYTSGGATSYWNLLLYLVEKYTTREMSIMASKFFLLEMGREWQSPFMMFKGQKDHEDLEVVKAQEFIEKNYMARLTVDELSGKFGIGRRTFERRFKKATANTVVEYIQRVKVEAAKKQLEHGRKTVNEVMYEVGYTDNKAFRDVFKKIVGMSPIEYRHKYN; translated from the coding sequence ATGAAAAATGTCATCATTCTGGTTCCCGAAACAGCAGTACCTGCGGCAATTGTTGATCCGAGGTATATGTTTACAGCGGTCAACGAGTTTTTCAGGTCCGCGGGGCATACGCCTTATTTTAAAGTGCAGCTTGCCGGGCTCACACCGGCTGTTCAGCTGAATGACGGGTTGATCACCATTCATCCAGACCTGCTGCTGAAAGATGTAAAGAAGGCCGACCTGGTCATTGTTCCTGCGCTAAGCGGAAATATGTCTGCAGCTGTTGAGCAGAACCGGGAATTTATCCCATGGATCATTGACCAGTATAAGGCCGGAGCTGAAGTTGCCAGCCTGTGCCTTGGGGCATTCTTATTGGCCTCCACTGGCTTACTTGACGGTAAGTCCTGTTCAACACATTGGCTTTTTGCGAATGATTTTAAGGCGATGTTTCCTGCTGTTGCGTTAACGCATGACCGTATCATTACAGAGCAGAATGGATTATATACCAGCGGCGGAGCTACGTCTTATTGGAATTTATTGTTGTACCTGGTAGAAAAATATACAACGCGTGAAATGTCCATTATGGCATCCAAGTTTTTCCTGCTTGAAATGGGGCGGGAATGGCAATCGCCTTTTATGATGTTCAAAGGGCAGAAAGACCATGAAGATCTGGAAGTGGTAAAGGCCCAGGAATTTATAGAGAAGAATTATATGGCCAGGTTAACCGTTGATGAATTATCAGGCAAATTTGGCATTGGCCGGCGCACATTTGAAAGGAGGTTCAAGAAAGCCACTGCCAATACTGTGGTGGAGTATATTCAACGCGTAAAAGTAGAAGCGGCTAAAAAACAATTGGAGCATGGCCGGAAAACGGTGAATGAAGTGATGTATGAGGTAGGTTATACCGATAACAAGGCTTTCCGTGACGTGTTCAAAAAAATTGTTGGCATGTCACCCATTGAGTACCGCCATAAATACAATTGA
- a CDS encoding SRPBCC family protein: MLQSILIVIGVIIAVVFLLALIMKKEFTITSEVLINRPKDMVFDYVKHLRNQEKYSKWVMADPNVKLTYTGTDGTVGFKSAWVSAMKNVGIGEQEITKIAAGEKYEVEIRFEKPFKATNQAVTTTEAISPGQTKVTTTFKGRSAIPMNLMTAIFSKMVKKDMDENSMNLKRVLENG; the protein is encoded by the coding sequence ATGCTTCAGTCCATTCTAATTGTAATCGGCGTTATTATTGCTGTTGTCTTTTTGCTGGCGCTGATCATGAAAAAAGAGTTTACGATAACTTCTGAAGTCCTCATCAACCGTCCTAAAGACATGGTATTTGACTATGTGAAACATTTGCGCAACCAGGAAAAATACAGCAAGTGGGTAATGGCTGACCCTAACGTTAAACTGACCTATACAGGTACAGATGGTACTGTTGGTTTCAAATCGGCCTGGGTAAGTGCCATGAAGAATGTGGGCATTGGCGAACAGGAAATCACCAAAATTGCAGCCGGTGAAAAATATGAGGTGGAGATTCGTTTTGAAAAGCCTTTCAAAGCAACCAACCAGGCGGTAACAACTACCGAGGCAATATCTCCCGGGCAAACAAAAGTGACAACAACCTTCAAAGGCAGGTCAGCCATTCCCATGAACCTGATGACGGCAATTTTTTCAAAGATGGTCAAGAAGGACATGGATGAAAACTCGATGAACCTGAAGCGGGTATTGGAAAATGGATGA